The Breoghania sp. genome has a segment encoding these proteins:
- a CDS encoding ABC transporter substrate-binding protein, whose amino-acid sequence MRRLLSIPLALTLSLSASAVLAEPVSGGKLDLIVQPEPPSVMLGVVTNGPAILVGGNIYEGLLRYDEKLSPMPSLASSWTVSEDGLTYTFKLVEGVKWHDGKPMTAADVLFSANDYLLKMQPRHRNLMSHVESVTAPDDYTVVFKLKEPFEAFIRGLAFYTMPIIPKHIYEGTDYATNPANEKPIGTGPYKLAEWKRGSYIKLVKNEDYYLEGKPYIDELYYHVIPDGASRAVAFETGNVAVLPGGSVENFDIPRLAELPNSCVTEKGWEYFAPLSWMWLNNRTAPLDNPKFRQAIMYAMDREFAKDVIWNGYGKVSTGPISSKIPFYSDTGPSYPYDPAKAKALLEEIGYDGKPLRLLPLPYGETWQRWAEAVKQNLAQVGIPVEIESTDVAGWNQKTSQWDYDIAFTYLYQNGDPAIGVDRNYKTSQIAKGNPFNNVEGYSNPEVDKIFDEAAVAFPASKRQELYTEVQAKLRQDVPVAWLLELSFPTIYNCKVENLVSTASGLPNSIRDAWIKP is encoded by the coding sequence ATGCGACGACTGCTATCAATCCCCCTTGCACTCACCCTATCGCTTTCCGCATCCGCCGTACTCGCAGAACCGGTAAGCGGCGGCAAGCTCGATCTCATCGTCCAGCCCGAACCGCCCAGCGTCATGCTCGGTGTGGTCACCAACGGCCCGGCGATCCTTGTTGGCGGCAACATTTATGAAGGTCTGCTGCGCTACGACGAGAAGCTCAGCCCGATGCCGTCTCTGGCCTCGTCCTGGACCGTCTCCGAAGACGGCCTCACCTACACCTTCAAGCTGGTGGAGGGCGTGAAATGGCACGATGGCAAGCCGATGACGGCCGCTGACGTTCTGTTCTCCGCCAACGACTACCTTCTCAAGATGCAGCCGCGTCATCGCAACCTGATGAGCCACGTGGAAAGCGTCACCGCGCCCGACGACTACACCGTCGTGTTCAAGCTGAAAGAGCCCTTCGAGGCCTTCATCCGCGGCCTTGCCTTCTACACGATGCCGATCATCCCCAAGCACATCTATGAAGGCACGGACTACGCAACCAATCCGGCCAACGAGAAGCCGATCGGCACCGGCCCCTACAAGCTGGCGGAGTGGAAGCGCGGCAGCTACATCAAGCTGGTCAAGAACGAGGACTACTACCTCGAAGGCAAGCCCTATATCGACGAGCTCTACTACCACGTCATTCCCGACGGCGCTTCGCGCGCGGTCGCCTTCGAGACCGGCAATGTCGCCGTTCTGCCGGGTGGCTCGGTTGAGAATTTCGACATTCCGCGCCTGGCCGAACTGCCCAATTCCTGCGTCACCGAAAAGGGCTGGGAGTATTTCGCGCCGCTGTCCTGGATGTGGCTCAACAACCGGACGGCCCCGCTGGACAATCCGAAATTCCGTCAGGCGATCATGTACGCGATGGATCGCGAATTCGCCAAGGATGTGATCTGGAACGGCTACGGCAAGGTCTCCACCGGCCCGATCTCTTCCAAGATCCCGTTCTACTCCGACACAGGCCCCAGCTACCCCTATGATCCGGCAAAGGCCAAGGCCCTGCTGGAAGAGATCGGCTATGACGGCAAGCCGCTGCGCCTGCTGCCGCTGCCCTATGGCGAAACCTGGCAGCGCTGGGCGGAAGCCGTGAAGCAGAACCTCGCGCAGGTCGGCATCCCGGTCGAGATCGAATCCACCGATGTCGCCGGCTGGAACCAGAAGACCTCGCAGTGGGACTACGACATCGCCTTCACCTATCTCTACCAGAACGGTGATCCGGCCATTGGCGTCGACCGGAACTACAAGACCTCCCAGATTGCCAAGGGCAACCCCTTCAACAATGTGGAAGGCTATTCCAACCCGGAAGTCGACAAGATCTTCGACGAAGCCGCCGTCGCCTTCCCGGCCTCCAAGCGCCAGGAGCTCTACACCGAGGTGCAGGCCAAGCTGCGTCAGGACGTGCCCGTCGCATGGCTGCTCGAACTGAGCTTCCCCACGATCTACAATTGCAAAGTCGAGAACCTCGTGTCGACCGCATCCGGTCTGCCGAACTCGATCCGTGATGCCTGGATCAAGCCCTGA
- a CDS encoding glyoxylate/hydroxypyruvate reductase A, with the protein MISAHVDMSFMRGPIAKAMPEADVRLWPNEDISQADVALCWRPPHGVLGDMKRLRLVHGIAAGVDNILSVPDLPEVPVCRVVDPNHARGIVEYATWATLFFHRGFDVFQRNRLKRAWVQPRQHRADKITVGIMGWGNLGRAVGGALKDLGYNVRAWARSAHEADGIAVFAGDEQRAAFLEETNILIALLPLTAETNDILNADLFAQMPKGAALVNIGRGELLNEPDLLASLDAGHLRGAVLDVFEQEPLPEDSPLWVHPRVFVTPHIASMADPNVIATQMAENIRRAFAGEAVVNEVDRTRGY; encoded by the coding sequence TTGATCAGCGCTCATGTGGACATGAGCTTCATGCGCGGGCCGATCGCCAAGGCGATGCCGGAGGCGGATGTTCGCCTCTGGCCGAACGAGGATATCTCGCAGGCCGATGTCGCCTTGTGCTGGCGTCCCCCGCACGGCGTTCTGGGCGACATGAAGCGCCTGCGCCTGGTTCATGGCATCGCCGCCGGTGTCGACAACATCCTCAGCGTCCCGGATTTGCCCGAGGTGCCCGTCTGTCGCGTCGTTGATCCGAACCATGCGCGCGGCATCGTCGAATATGCGACATGGGCGACCTTGTTCTTCCATCGCGGTTTCGACGTGTTCCAGCGCAACCGGCTCAAGCGCGCCTGGGTTCAGCCGCGCCAGCACCGGGCTGACAAGATCACGGTCGGCATCATGGGGTGGGGCAATCTCGGCAGGGCCGTGGGCGGGGCGCTGAAGGACCTCGGCTACAATGTGCGCGCCTGGGCGCGCAGCGCCCATGAGGCGGACGGCATCGCGGTCTTTGCGGGCGACGAACAGCGCGCGGCCTTCCTTGAAGAGACGAACATTCTGATTGCGCTTCTGCCGCTGACGGCGGAGACGAATGACATTCTCAATGCCGACCTCTTTGCCCAGATGCCCAAGGGGGCCGCGCTGGTGAATATCGGGCGCGGGGAGCTCTTGAACGAGCCGGACCTTCTCGCCTCGCTCGATGCCGGGCACTTGCGCGGCGCGGTTCTGGATGTTTTCGAACAGGAGCCGCTGCCCGAGGACAGCCCCCTGTGGGTCCATCCCCGTGTGTTCGTAACCCCGCATATCGCCTCCATGGCCGACCCGAATGTGATTGCCACGCAGATGGCGGAAAACATCCGGCGCGCTTTTGCGGGCGAGGCGGTCGTCAATGAGGTCGACCGGACGCGCGGCTACTAG
- a CDS encoding FHA domain-containing protein encodes MTTDHRERALARLSLSAFLIDAALLLAVWKLGGDLLPKRGFPFALVHQWYWVGVPLGLIAYLFLAEIVFSGWSPGRFCCGLHVGHRNPAASTLGWRLKRFSSLLLGCGYAVHPNRLPACNCSAEVLFRSDITGEAPIRAPARSSGNSRPQSPAPASPSRPASAPRTPELPQRVEIVAGPHKGQSALLASGRAFAKSGEFRIGRDPNWADLLLTGDTQVSSRHCIVWRRGDRLEIIDGAGTGKGSTNGTKIGTVTVSATAPQTLPANATVTLGISTLLFR; translated from the coding sequence ATGACCACCGATCACCGCGAACGCGCTCTTGCGAGGCTCTCTCTCTCCGCCTTTCTCATCGACGCAGCACTGCTTCTGGCCGTTTGGAAGCTGGGCGGCGATCTGTTGCCGAAACGGGGCTTTCCCTTCGCGCTCGTCCATCAGTGGTACTGGGTGGGCGTACCGTTGGGCTTGATTGCCTATCTGTTCCTGGCGGAAATCGTCTTCAGCGGCTGGTCGCCGGGCCGCTTTTGCTGCGGCCTGCATGTCGGCCACCGCAACCCGGCCGCCTCAACGCTGGGCTGGCGGCTGAAACGGTTCTCATCGCTCTTGCTGGGCTGCGGTTACGCCGTGCACCCGAACCGCCTGCCCGCCTGCAATTGCAGCGCAGAAGTCCTTTTCCGGTCGGATATCACTGGCGAGGCCCCCATCCGCGCCCCGGCGCGCTCCAGCGGAAACTCCCGCCCCCAATCCCCCGCGCCCGCCTCGCCATCTCGCCCCGCGTCCGCACCGCGCACGCCCGAATTACCCCAACGGGTGGAGATCGTTGCAGGCCCCCACAAGGGACAGTCGGCCTTGCTGGCGTCAGGGCGCGCTTTCGCGAAGTCGGGGGAATTCAGGATCGGCCGCGATCCGAACTGGGCGGATCTGCTGCTGACCGGCGACACGCAGGTCTCCAGCCGGCATTGCATCGTGTGGCGACGGGGCGACCGGCTCGAAATCATCGATGGCGCGGGCACCGGCAAGGGCTCCACGAACGGCACAAAAATCGGGACCGTCACGGTATCGGCGACAGCCCCGCAAACCCTGCCTGCAAATGCCACCGTCACCCTCGGCATCAGCACGCTCCTGTTCCGCTGA
- a CDS encoding peptidoglycan-binding domain-containing protein — MINTPILKTGLVIALAGGLTLAPMAAPAPLARYVSSEAQADAIGNFFKKANKPKRKGKTNDPRLGLKVLQGIGVGLAVVGIARGNAGAIIVGTALAAAPIVFRKELERKYGPDQGWAGCLTCNKKRVIVQPGRTLSKNDQRDILAQVKEDVMDIQRALKTLGYYRKGIDGDYGPGSRRAAAEFQRSLGNAPTGRLSARERAELFRQASAEGFTPQSAIGATALMGVKPVPFVSPDDGETINVFAPQGGATAMPAVASTPAVTPTIAEYRLAQSQLEKFTKEVLQKGDLSDVENAMLLPDGLLEISVRDPAAPRKIVGGVETIEIAPHDLSDEWLRISMPDPATGSDVALNTIDSFTSKSEANDWRAQAEKMIALLIKLTERDAKHEPPMVVAKAEPESAPAPATPAVAPAAKTTPEATPAATDPAALVEKAEVAPTPVALKGDAAAAPAKAIPASASPAKPAQCGESLYVSFNFPEANDKVNHFNISTPESAVMTDNGDGTIYLTGPCVQGEYQYKYVVVDQDKKNKKWSSSLKEGSFVIASLAGQCEIDLNDPSRSATLHCY; from the coding sequence ATGATCAACACCCCGATATTGAAGACAGGTCTTGTCATCGCTCTGGCCGGCGGCCTGACCCTCGCGCCCATGGCCGCCCCTGCTCCGCTTGCGCGCTACGTTTCCAGCGAAGCCCAGGCGGACGCGATCGGCAATTTCTTCAAGAAGGCGAACAAGCCCAAGAGAAAGGGCAAGACCAACGATCCGAGACTGGGCCTCAAGGTGCTTCAGGGGATTGGCGTGGGCCTTGCGGTCGTGGGCATTGCGCGCGGCAATGCGGGTGCCATCATCGTCGGCACGGCGCTGGCGGCCGCCCCCATCGTTTTCCGCAAGGAACTTGAGCGCAAATACGGCCCGGACCAGGGCTGGGCCGGCTGCCTGACCTGCAACAAGAAGCGCGTCATCGTGCAGCCTGGACGCACCCTCTCCAAGAACGATCAGAGGGATATTCTCGCGCAGGTCAAAGAGGATGTGATGGACATCCAGCGCGCGCTCAAGACACTCGGCTATTACAGAAAAGGCATCGACGGCGATTACGGGCCCGGCAGCCGCAGGGCCGCGGCGGAGTTCCAGCGATCGCTCGGCAACGCGCCAACCGGTCGCCTCAGCGCGCGCGAACGCGCTGAACTGTTCCGCCAGGCCAGTGCCGAGGGCTTCACCCCGCAATCCGCCATCGGCGCCACCGCGCTGATGGGCGTCAAGCCGGTCCCGTTCGTCTCACCGGACGATGGCGAGACCATCAACGTCTTCGCGCCACAGGGCGGTGCCACCGCGATGCCTGCGGTTGCCTCCACCCCGGCGGTCACACCGACAATCGCCGAATACCGATTGGCGCAATCTCAGCTTGAGAAGTTCACGAAGGAGGTCCTCCAGAAAGGCGACCTGAGCGACGTCGAGAACGCGATGCTTCTGCCCGATGGCCTTCTGGAGATCTCGGTCCGCGATCCGGCTGCGCCGCGCAAGATCGTCGGCGGGGTCGAGACGATCGAGATCGCCCCGCACGATCTCTCCGACGAGTGGCTGCGCATTTCCATGCCCGACCCGGCCACCGGCAGCGACGTCGCGCTCAACACCATCGACAGCTTCACCTCCAAATCCGAGGCCAATGACTGGCGCGCACAGGCGGAAAAGATGATCGCCCTGCTGATCAAGCTGACCGAGCGCGACGCGAAGCATGAGCCCCCGATGGTCGTGGCCAAGGCCGAGCCTGAAAGCGCGCCCGCCCCAGCAACGCCTGCCGTCGCGCCCGCGGCCAAGACCACCCCTGAAGCCACACCGGCGGCAACCGACCCGGCGGCTCTGGTCGAAAAGGCGGAAGTCGCCCCGACACCTGTCGCGCTCAAGGGCGACGCGGCCGCCGCCCCGGCCAAAGCCATTCCGGCCAGCGCATCCCCCGCCAAACCCGCGCAGTGCGGCGAAAGCCTCTATGTGTCGTTCAACTTCCCGGAGGCCAATGACAAGGTCAATCACTTCAATATCTCCACCCCGGAGAGTGCGGTCATGACGGATAATGGCGACGGCACGATCTATCTCACCGGCCCCTGCGTGCAGGGCGAATACCAATACAAATACGTCGTCGTCGATCAGGACAAGAAGAACAAGAAGTGGTCCTCCTCCCTCAAGGAAGGTTCTTTCGTGATCGCCAGCCTTGCCGGTCAGTGCGAGATTGATCTGAACGACCCGTCCAGGTCGGCAACGCTGCATTGCTACTGA
- a CDS encoding FHA domain-containing protein: MNLNYLISKPFHALIAAIVLATAAVYLLVAGASADDVESGVYRIINKSARGSLSMGTGFKVAQPGVLVTNYHVVRNADALFALYRQGDELEKVRLRIMWHDRQQDLAILRGLTPIPGAVLTLADIAEDDLKKRDVVEAIGYPGAADNLATISAKGQINVAQATAILTDATVSTGTVQRQVPGSSRLTIQHSANVNSGNSGGPLLDSCHRVIGVNTLSQTAQIRFNDIANAAKGNGVVEFQTPGALESSVHVREVLAALQEENVAANLSSGRCRSGKTPGRLWALGTLSTLSFALFSLTSLAVMMRQRNMAPYGSAASHSAAFSGADGVAIDDVATDNVGRTVIANPTPDPVATVQLIGKDGTSHDLTALLKRNGPAGVLLGRDIRDADIAIDDASVSRRHARIECHASGDVMIRDLGSTNGIRMDGCHLPTDQSVLLHDGAQVTLGTCAFTVSIGRQAPRPNTASTWILSGFDAEGRVFQHPVTSTGQSVAPGALAEVASIGRAPDNDCPIDHPSVSRHHAALVIDAAGRLCVVDRNSSNGTFVDGRRVADDPLPVENVRELRFGDVKTSLSHTH, translated from the coding sequence TTGAATTTGAATTATCTGATTTCCAAACCGTTCCACGCATTGATCGCGGCGATCGTGCTCGCGACTGCGGCGGTCTACCTTCTTGTTGCCGGCGCCAGCGCGGACGACGTGGAGAGCGGCGTCTACCGGATCATCAACAAGAGCGCGCGCGGAAGCCTGTCGATGGGAACCGGGTTCAAGGTCGCCCAGCCGGGCGTTCTGGTCACCAACTACCATGTCGTGCGCAACGCGGATGCGCTCTTCGCCCTCTACCGCCAGGGCGATGAACTGGAAAAGGTGCGCCTGCGCATCATGTGGCATGACAGGCAGCAGGATCTGGCGATCCTGCGCGGCCTGACGCCGATCCCCGGCGCGGTTCTCACGCTGGCGGACATCGCAGAAGACGACCTCAAAAAGCGCGACGTCGTGGAGGCAATCGGCTATCCCGGTGCTGCGGACAATCTGGCGACCATCTCCGCCAAGGGCCAGATCAACGTGGCGCAGGCCACGGCCATTCTCACCGACGCCACCGTCTCCACCGGCACCGTCCAGCGACAGGTCCCCGGTTCGAGCCGTCTGACGATCCAGCACAGCGCAAATGTAAATTCCGGCAACAGCGGCGGCCCGCTGCTCGACAGCTGCCATCGCGTCATCGGTGTCAACACGCTCAGCCAGACCGCCCAGATCCGTTTCAACGACATCGCCAATGCGGCAAAAGGGAACGGCGTGGTGGAGTTCCAGACGCCGGGCGCGCTGGAATCGTCGGTGCATGTGCGCGAGGTGCTGGCGGCGCTGCAGGAAGAAAACGTCGCCGCGAACCTTTCGTCCGGGCGCTGCCGGTCTGGCAAGACGCCGGGTCGGCTATGGGCGCTGGGAACCTTGTCGACGCTGTCCTTCGCCCTTTTCTCGCTAACGAGCCTCGCCGTGATGATGCGCCAGCGCAATATGGCGCCTTACGGCAGCGCGGCCTCGCATTCCGCTGCGTTTTCCGGCGCCGACGGCGTTGCAATCGATGACGTTGCGACAGACAATGTGGGCCGTACCGTCATCGCCAACCCGACACCCGATCCGGTCGCAACGGTGCAGCTGATCGGGAAGGATGGCACATCCCACGACCTGACCGCCCTTCTGAAGCGAAACGGTCCGGCTGGCGTCCTTCTTGGCCGCGACATCCGCGATGCAGACATTGCCATCGACGACGCGTCCGTGTCGCGTCGTCATGCGAGGATTGAATGCCATGCGTCAGGCGACGTGATGATCCGGGATCTGGGCTCCACCAATGGCATCCGCATGGACGGTTGCCATCTGCCAACCGATCAGAGCGTGCTCTTGCACGACGGCGCGCAAGTCACCCTCGGCACCTGTGCGTTCACCGTTTCCATCGGCAGGCAGGCGCCACGTCCGAATACGGCCAGCACATGGATACTCTCCGGGTTCGACGCCGAAGGACGGGTCTTTCAGCACCCCGTGACAAGCACAGGCCAGTCGGTTGCGCCCGGCGCGCTTGCGGAAGTCGCCAGCATCGGCCGGGCCCCGGACAATGACTGCCCGATCGACCACCCGTCCGTCTCCCGTCATCACGCAGCTCTGGTGATTGATGCGGCCGGGCGGCTCTGCGTGGTCGACCGGAACTCTTCCAATGGCACCTTCGTCGATGGACGGCGGGTCGCAGACGACCCGCTGCCGGTTGAGAACGTGCGGGAATTGCGCTTCGGGGACGTGAAGACGTCCCTGTCGCACACCCATTGA
- a CDS encoding serine/threonine-protein kinase, whose translation MNGKNTLAPGTMLRQYRLEKVIGQGGFGITYLAYDTELHRNVAIKECYPRDFVSRDGTTVLPTGSDTKVDFDWAVEKFIAEATTLAKFRHPGIVQVLQILKGENNSAYMVLEYVEGQSLDQWLKSLPSTPSQAQLEAVIAPMLDALEAVHRANFTHRDIAPDNIFIRKTGEAVLLDFGAAKLTAGQQSRTMHQVVKDGYSAPEQYYAEGRQGPWTDIYAFAATLYRCLSGQKPVDAMARLDAIHNGNADPLPPLESLGLNGFTPEFLAAISAGLSPQARARPQTVGSWHLALLGHSGSEGAGKETVPPSSGAGVFSRRETEGPASGKPARAVAGKGRAGGRGLRWAAVALLIAGLAGGGFAVQWYEGRQQELAVQAGRDAAKAEADRLAAERTATAAAAAAQADDWAAAAKLDTRAAYEGFLARYPQSERQGEVAAALDALDAPWQVTLSDETYGRAHAVAAHAAGIAVAGEIDGGGDVGRQGVLHNLSLSGKLRWTSVFGDNGDDSFRAVVAMPDGGFVCAGISQSGAQQSQGIVARFSSSGARLWSRRFGGPGLDGLQTLVRLSNGNLVAAGGSSRIAGSRMEGWLLTLSPSGELISERTFATAEGGVFNAVAAAPGGGLLLAGSSGIRDAVTSQFWAVKLSSDGSILFNRSFGGRDSDRINAMAAGADGTFIMVGETRSFGTQTDDGFLVRVTADNKMPPKPYLKPGEDVLTSVITTEAGDVLVVGRSDSDRSKGMSALVMRYSPDLREIKSEWLLSGEGVLEARGVAQVDGRSIVVAGSFKPEGAGRQVMWVRKLTEGN comes from the coding sequence ATGAACGGAAAAAATACGCTCGCACCCGGCACGATGCTGCGTCAGTACAGACTGGAAAAGGTGATCGGCCAGGGCGGTTTCGGGATCACCTATCTTGCCTATGACACCGAGCTGCACCGCAACGTTGCCATCAAGGAGTGCTATCCGCGCGATTTCGTCTCTCGCGACGGGACAACAGTTCTTCCCACGGGCTCCGACACCAAGGTCGATTTCGACTGGGCGGTGGAGAAATTCATTGCCGAAGCGACCACGCTGGCAAAATTCCGCCATCCGGGCATCGTGCAGGTTCTGCAGATCCTCAAGGGTGAAAACAACAGCGCCTACATGGTGCTGGAATATGTCGAGGGGCAATCGCTCGACCAGTGGCTGAAGTCTCTGCCGTCCACGCCCTCGCAGGCCCAGCTCGAAGCGGTGATCGCGCCGATGCTCGATGCGTTGGAGGCGGTGCACCGCGCGAATTTCACCCATCGCGATATCGCGCCCGACAACATCTTCATCCGCAAGACGGGCGAGGCCGTGCTGCTCGATTTCGGCGCGGCGAAGCTGACGGCGGGCCAGCAGAGCCGGACCATGCATCAGGTCGTCAAGGACGGCTATTCCGCACCGGAGCAATATTACGCAGAGGGGCGGCAGGGCCCCTGGACCGATATCTACGCCTTTGCCGCAACGCTCTATCGTTGCCTGAGCGGGCAGAAACCCGTCGATGCCATGGCGCGGCTCGACGCAATCCATAATGGCAATGCCGATCCGTTGCCGCCGCTGGAAAGCCTGGGGCTGAATGGGTTCACGCCGGAGTTTCTGGCGGCCATTTCGGCGGGGCTTTCGCCGCAGGCGCGCGCGCGCCCGCAAACGGTCGGGAGCTGGCATCTTGCGCTCTTGGGGCATTCGGGCAGCGAGGGGGCGGGCAAGGAGACTGTGCCGCCGTCTTCCGGCGCCGGTGTTTTCTCAAGGCGTGAAACGGAGGGGCCTGCAAGCGGGAAACCGGCGCGCGCGGTTGCGGGCAAAGGTCGTGCCGGGGGGCGGGGGCTGCGCTGGGCGGCGGTCGCCTTGCTGATTGCCGGTCTTGCCGGAGGCGGCTTTGCGGTCCAATGGTACGAAGGCCGACAGCAGGAATTGGCGGTCCAGGCCGGGCGCGATGCCGCGAAAGCGGAGGCCGACAGGCTGGCGGCGGAGAGGACGGCCACAGCCGCGGCCGCGGCAGCGCAGGCGGATGACTGGGCGGCTGCAGCCAAGCTGGACACGCGCGCGGCCTATGAGGGCTTTCTCGCGCGATATCCGCAGAGCGAGCGGCAAGGCGAGGTCGCGGCCGCGCTTGATGCGCTCGATGCACCCTGGCAGGTGACGCTTTCGGATGAGACTTACGGCAGGGCGCATGCGGTCGCGGCGCATGCGGCCGGCATTGCGGTCGCAGGGGAGATCGACGGGGGCGGCGATGTCGGGCGGCAGGGTGTGCTTCACAATCTCTCGCTTTCGGGAAAGCTGCGCTGGACCTCGGTCTTCGGGGACAACGGCGATGACAGCTTTCGTGCGGTTGTGGCCATGCCGGATGGCGGCTTCGTTTGTGCCGGAATTTCGCAGTCCGGAGCGCAGCAATCTCAAGGCATTGTGGCGCGGTTTTCCTCATCCGGGGCGCGTCTGTGGTCGCGCCGCTTCGGCGGGCCGGGGCTCGATGGTCTTCAGACGCTGGTTCGGCTTTCAAACGGCAATCTGGTGGCTGCGGGCGGTTCTTCGCGCATCGCGGGCAGCCGGATGGAGGGCTGGCTTCTGACGCTCTCGCCCAGTGGCGAACTGATCAGCGAACGCACATTCGCGACCGCGGAAGGCGGTGTGTTCAATGCAGTGGCTGCGGCTCCCGGCGGGGGGCTGTTGCTGGCGGGCTCTTCCGGCATCCGTGATGCTGTGACATCGCAGTTCTGGGCGGTGAAGCTCTCCTCCGACGGCAGCATCTTGTTCAACCGGTCCTTCGGAGGCCGCGACAGCGACCGGATCAATGCGATGGCAGCCGGGGCCGATGGCACATTCATCATGGTCGGCGAAACCCGCAGCTTCGGCACCCAGACGGATGACGGCTTTCTGGTCAGGGTCACGGCGGACAACAAGATGCCGCCCAAGCCCTATCTGAAACCGGGCGAGGACGTTCTGACCAGCGTCATAACCACCGAGGCTGGGGACGTTCTTGTGGTGGGGCGTTCGGATTCCGACCGCAGCAAGGGCATGTCGGCGCTTGTGATGCGCTATTCGCCGGACCTGCGTGAAATCAAGAGCGAATGGCTGCTGTCGGGGGAAGGGGTGCTGGAGGCGCGTGGCGTCGCGCAGGTCGATGGCCGGTCCATTGTCGTTGCGGGGAGTTTCAAGCCGGAGGGCGCTGGTCGTCAGGTCATGTGGGTTCGGAAGTTGACCGAGGGGAATTGA
- a CDS encoding FHA domain-containing protein, translating to MRFIFLFAMIVFGATFNASAAGGKLYSDCNIVGPDGAQLFECAFRSREPKVVKRAELSVNGQPVSGASFSSFLDGDGKAAWLFLIDRSNPRRAATVKRSVELVSDLYAQANARNIMAVATFAGDMQMHISPGDPYADVAQRLAGVTADGAATAFYLSAIQAIEVLESVDAQRRALVIISDGKAEDTAYGHGDVVDKARAAGVVIYGIGFAERASETVDLQQVERLASETGGPFVSAVGDAPLPRNFLANFTRYLTNGGSVSAPAGELVGELSTRLDIAYEDGTSQQSDAFNLYIKRPEPVVDVVEPAPEPEPEPEPAPLPLIAKIYQSFEGIWTEASQWALANQAVAWLLLVAPFVLLAMIVLVLLKRSREEAGEPAADLQNAEPEPETPITEVLSGDDLRTTVLANGSVNAGMMIGAFEPLDGGPRFEIREQNVTIGRHSENDFQLDDETVHRHHAVFHISPDGHPVITDLDTVNGVTVNGERVSKAELKSGDVVALGEAQFRFVEGG from the coding sequence ATGCGTTTCATATTTCTATTTGCGATGATTGTCTTCGGGGCGACATTCAACGCGTCGGCTGCAGGCGGGAAGCTTTATTCCGATTGCAATATTGTCGGTCCGGATGGCGCGCAGCTTTTCGAATGCGCGTTTCGCTCTCGCGAGCCGAAGGTGGTGAAACGGGCTGAGTTGTCGGTGAACGGACAGCCGGTATCGGGCGCGAGCTTCTCTTCCTTTCTGGACGGCGATGGCAAGGCGGCCTGGTTGTTCCTGATCGACCGTTCCAATCCGCGCCGGGCCGCGACCGTCAAGAGAAGCGTCGAACTCGTCAGCGATCTCTATGCGCAGGCCAATGCCCGCAACATCATGGCGGTGGCCACTTTCGCGGGCGACATGCAGATGCATATCTCTCCCGGCGACCCATATGCGGACGTCGCCCAACGGCTGGCGGGGGTGACTGCCGACGGCGCGGCAACGGCGTTCTATCTTTCCGCGATACAGGCCATCGAGGTACTGGAAAGCGTGGATGCGCAGCGGCGCGCGCTGGTCATCATTTCCGACGGCAAGGCGGAAGACACCGCCTATGGCCATGGGGATGTGGTGGACAAGGCACGCGCGGCCGGTGTCGTGATCTATGGCATCGGTTTTGCGGAGAGGGCCTCGGAGACTGTGGACCTCCAGCAGGTGGAGCGTCTGGCCTCGGAAACGGGCGGCCCGTTCGTCAGCGCCGTGGGCGATGCGCCGCTTCCCCGGAATTTTCTTGCGAACTTCACGCGCTATCTGACCAATGGCGGCTCGGTCAGCGCGCCTGCGGGCGAGCTTGTGGGCGAGCTCTCGACCCGGCTCGATATTGCTTATGAAGACGGGACTTCTCAACAGAGCGACGCGTTCAATCTCTATATCAAGAGGCCGGAGCCTGTCGTGGACGTGGTCGAGCCCGCGCCGGAACCCGAGCCTGAGCCCGAGCCGGCACCGCTTCCCCTGATCGCGAAGATCTATCAGAGTTTTGAAGGTATCTGGACGGAGGCTTCGCAGTGGGCTCTCGCCAATCAGGCAGTGGCCTGGCTGTTGCTGGTGGCTCCTTTCGTGCTGCTCGCGATGATCGTGCTGGTGTTGCTGAAACGCAGTCGCGAGGAGGCGGGGGAACCGGCGGCGGACTTGCAAAACGCTGAGCCGGAGCCGGAAACCCCGATCACGGAGGTTCTGTCCGGCGATGACCTGCGCACCACGGTTCTGGCCAATGGCAGCGTGAATGCAGGGATGATGATCGGCGCGTTCGAGCCGCTTGACGGCGGGCCGCGTTTCGAAATCCGTGAGCAGAATGTCACGATCGGGCGGCATTCGGAAAACGACTTCCAGCTCGACGACGAGACGGTGCATCGCCACCACGCGGTGTTCCACATCTCGCCCGATGGTCATCCGGTGATCACGGATCTGGATACGGTCAATGGTGTCACGGTCAACGGCGAGCGGGTTTCGAAGGCGGAGTTGAAATCCGGTGACGTTGTTGCGCTGGGCGAAGCGCAGTTCCGCTTTGTCGAAGGGGGGTAA